The nucleotide sequence GCCTTGGGAGCTATCTTTTTTATCAATAATAACATTCCTAAAGGTTTTGTGCCAACTGAAGATAAAGGAGTGGTATTTGCAAACGTGACTTTACCAGATGGAGCTTCCATGGATAGAACCTATCAGATCATGGCAGATTTTAGTGAGCAAGCTAAAAACATCGAAGGCATTGAGTCAATATCGTTTTCTACAGGATCCAATTTTTTTAATGGTACTGGAGGTTCTTATGCATTGGCCTATCTACCTTTAGAGAAATGGAGTGAAAGAGATGCGGACTCCTTATCCATCAATTCGATTATTAAACAGCTCAATGGGGTTGCCGCTGCATTTCCAGATGCGCAAATGACCTTTTTCCAGCCAGCGCAGGTGCCTGGTTATAGTGGTTCTGGAGGTTTTTCGTTCAATGTTTTAAGTGAAAGCGATGCATCTTTGGACGATCTCAATCAAGAAACAAAAAACCTTACCGCACGCCTTAATCAACGACCCGAGATTGCTATGGCGAGAGCCACGTTTAGCAATGAATTTCCTCAATATCAAATTGAATTGGACTTAGCTAAAATCAAAGCCGCAGGAATTGATGCAAATACGATATTAGGATCTTTACAAGGTTATATAGGTGGAATTTATGCCTCAAACTTTAGCAAGTTTGGAAAGCAGTATAAAGTGTATGTACAGGCCTTACCAGAGTACCGTAGAACCAAAGAGGATTTTAAAAAGATTTTTGTTCGCAATGATAAAGGAGAAATGGCGCCCATAACAGAGTTTTTCACCCTAAAAGAGATCAACGGTGCTCAGTCCATAAATAGATTCAATCTGTTCAATGCTATAGGTGTTAATGGATCCATTCAGGAAGGTTACAGTACCGGTGATGCAATTGCTACCATCAAAGAAGAAGCCCAGAGTTTGAAACGCGGCTATAAATTAGGTTTTAATGGTTTGACTAGAGAAGAGATCGAGGCAGAAGGTCAATTGCAAGTGATTCTAGTACTTAGCTTGGTTTTTATGTACTTTTTCTTGGCCGTTCAATACAAAAGCTACATCATCCCATTGGCGGTAATTCTTTCTTTGCCGCTGGGTGTTTTAGGTTCCTACCTATTTACGTACCTATTCGGATTGGAAAACAACATTTATTTCAGGATCGCCTTGATCATGCTTGTTGGTTTGCTGGCAAAAAATGCGATTCTGATAGTAGAGTTCGGTCAACAAAAACGTAGGGATGGAGAATCCATAAAAGATGCTGCGATCCAAGCAGCTAAGGAACGATTAAGGCCAGTCTTGATGACCTCGATCGCTTTTATTGCAGGTATGGTTCCCTTAATTATCGCCTCTGGAGTAGGCGCTAAAGGTAACCGTTCCATAGGAACCGGTGCTGCAGGAGGCTTATTTGTGGGAACACTATTATTGATCATATTCGTGCCCATGCTCTTTATTGTATTTCAGAATTTGCATGAAAAGGTGGTGGGTAAATTATTTACAGAAGAAGACGAAGATGATTTATAGAAATCTCTTATTACTGGCTACATTGAAATGAATCGAACTCCTTAAATTTAAAAAGACTCCATTTGATTTTTGTCAACGAGTAGAAAAACATTAAACCTTTATTATTTTTAAGAGTCAGAACTATTGAATGAGCCAAACAACCGACCGCGAAATTCTTGATCTCATTGCAAACCCTAAGTCACTGGACAAAGGTTTTCGCATGCTTGTGAAAGAACATCAGCAAAACCTTTACTGGCAAATACGTAAGATCCTGCTCAACCACGAGGACGCAGATGATGTGCTGCAAAATGTCTTTATCAAGATCTTTAGAGGCTTGCCTAATTTTAAAGGTGATAGTAAATTGAGTACCTGGATGTTTAGAATTGCATACAATGAAAGTATGACCTTTCTCAAACGCAAATCTAAAATCGTCCAGATCAACAGTGCCGAAATGCAAGATTACCTAGTACAGCAACTGGAAGCAGATGTGTATTTCACGGGTGATGATATACAAATGCAACTTCAAAAAGCACTGGTACGATTACCAGATCGCCAGCGAGAGATTTTTAACATGAGGTACTACGACGAGATCAAGTTTAAGGATATCGCCGAAATTTTGGAACTTAGTGAAGGTGCTGTAAAATCAAGCTATCATATTGCAGCAAAAAAGATAGAGTCTTACCTTAAGGGAGATTAAACTAATCGCCATAATTGGTGTCATAGAAACATGAAAAAGAAGAACACACATAACGATTTAGGTTTTAAAGTCCCGCAAGGATACTTTAAGGCGAACATAGATCGGTTGTGCGATAACGTGAAACCTGCGCAAGAGCGTGAGGATTCTCAATTTTCTGTGCCTTCTGGTTATTTTGACGGCTTGGAGGATCGTATTATGAATGCCGTGCGTTCTGATCAGGATGCAGCTGCGGTCAATGCGAATGGTTTTGAAGTGCCTATAGGTTATTTTGATGGTCTCGAAGATCGTGTGATGAACACAGTAGCACAAAGTGAGCATTCTATAAAAGTTAAGGAACTACCATTTACCACACCAGATCACTATTTTGAGCAACTGGAAAAACGAGTACTGGAAGCAACTGTCGATAAACCAGTAGTCAAGCTGGAAAGAGATTACCCATCATGGGTGATCCCAATGATTGCCGTTGCCGCCATATTTGTTGCTGTACTTGCTATAGATGGATTCTGGCCTCAAAATGCACTGACCATTCAAGATTTGGAAAATGAAGAGATAGCTCTTTATTTAGCTGAAACAGACTTTATATCTGATCATGATGCGATCAACATCTTATATTCAGATACTGACATTCTTGATACCGCAAACTTTGAAACCTCTATTAATAATGATGAATTGCTAAACTACCTTGCAGATGAGGTAGATATGAACCAAATGTTGGAAGAATGAAAACGATAACTGTATTTACCATAGCCCTAATGGCATCTGTCAGTTCAATGGCACAAGTAGTGCGTACCAGCTATCAAGAGGTGCGTAGTGCCACAGATAAGATTGAAGCCATGGAAGTGGCATTCCTGACTCAGGAACTTGAACTCACCTCAGAAGAGGCACAGAAATTCTGGCCGATCTTTAACGATATCAAGGAGGAACGTAACGACTTGAAGATCAAAAAGAAGAAGTTGATGTACGACATGGCTAATAATTTCAATACCATGTCCTTAGATCAAGCGCAAAATTTTGTGGATGGCATGTTTGATATTGAAGCAGCACTCAACGAATCTAATTTTGAAGCGCGCAACAGAAAGATTATCAAAATCATAGGCCCAAAAAGATTTTTACAACTCAAAAAGGCTGAATATGAATTTAGAAAAAAGATATTGCAGGAATACCGCACTAGAGGCAGATAGATTCCGCAAAAGATTTTAGTAGTTAGTTTTGGTTAATGATGGCAAATCCCTCGAGAACTCGTTCTTGAGGGATTTACTTTTTACAGAAGATCGCACCTAACTATTCAGAAAGGTTTTTGACGTACTTCCTAAATTCTTCGTCGCTTATTTTATTGGTGTTGTTTTTCTTGACCAGATACTCCATAAAAGGAGTGCCATCTCGTATCTCTACTATCATCACATCAATAAAGGTGCGCAAGCCTATCAATAAAACCACGGCCGCATGCTGCGCTCCAAAGCTGATAAAAAATCCAGATAGGATTACCACAAACTGTTGCACAAATATCCTGACGTACGGCGCAAACATCAGTTCTAGTCCACTAACTTCCAGATATCGCCCATTCTGCAGGTAATTTTTATAAAATACCCAAAGGTTATTTAAAATGATCGTACCCAGAATCCAACCTATATTGTCCATCGCAAGCACACGGGCATAATTATCAACCAATTCAAAACCACTACTGGTCCAGTTGGGATCTGAAATTTCCAGATAGGTAAAGGCAAACATGGATTGTATCGCTACAAACATTCCATAATGGACGGTAAAGAATGCCGCGAGAAAGAATTTGCCATTAAGTTCCTTTTCATCTTTTTTACGCGATAAAAGAATCTTGAATACATTAATGACACCTATCACGATGGTCTCCAAGAAATAGGAAAAGATCACCGTGATGGCATTTACAGATCCTAAAAAGTACAACAGCAGCACAAAAAGGCTGGAAAGATAGATATGGGTCGTTCGCTCATTGATCTTGAGCAATGGTTGCAGCACTCCTAATTTCATGCGACTAAAATATCCCTAAGACCAATGAAAATCCATAAGGCATTTGCCCTAATCCATCAGGTCACTCCAGTCGCTATCGCTGTTGATGGTAGAGCCGTCATATTCCAGTGTCCAGCCGAAGCTTTCTGTCAGGACATAGATTTGTGATAACTCACTAAGCAGTCTATTCTGGGCATTGCCTACAACTTCACTCTTACTTACCTTGCTTTTTAGGTCTTTGGTAATCTGCGTTTTGATTTTATTAAAATCCCGTGCTTCAAATCTGTTGGTGAGTCCATTATCCAGATTATAATAGGTGAGATCAGGGTCGATCTTAATCTCTGGTGGTGGAATGTTAAGAATCCTAATCGTTTTGGCATTCTCATCAATCTGGAAATTCATCTTTTTCAAGTCATACGCGATTTGAACTTTTGCGTTTGAAATGACCAGCGCTCGTTTCTGGCTACTGAAAAAATCCCAACCAAAAACCTTTGTATTCTCATAGGTATACACCTTGGCATAAGTAGCCTCAGTCACTACAAGCTTGCTCACGTTGCGCACCTGTTTCTCAATCAAAGCGGTTTGGGCAATAAGGCGTTCGCGCTCGTCATTGCGGCTGCTATAATAGCTGTACATCAGCACAATAATGATCGTGATGGCAACACCTATAAAGATATTTTTAAGTCTGCTATTCATAGTTGTAGATAGGGAAATTGTGAAAGTAGCTGCTGGCGTGATTGCTCCACTTGTAAGGCATGCGCCTCGATGTCTTTGGGTTTGTGGCCGGCTAACTTTTGGTGTTTTTCAATGGTTTTTATAGCGTTCACCGTGTTTTGGTGAAGTACGCTTTCGCGAAAGCGTAACCACACATAATCCACAGCGGTCGCATTAGGATGTATCATGTCACTGGCATAAAAACGGTAATCGCGCAGCTCGTCCATCAGGATTTCATAGGCTGGAAAGTAGTAAGGAACACGACCGTC is from Nonlabens sp. YIK11 and encodes:
- a CDS encoding DUF4230 domain-containing protein encodes the protein MNSRLKNIFIGVAITIIIVLMYSYYSSRNDERERLIAQTALIEKQVRNVSKLVVTEATYAKVYTYENTKVFGWDFFSSQKRALVISNAKVQIAYDLKKMNFQIDENAKTIRILNIPPPEIKIDPDLTYYNLDNGLTNRFEARDFNKIKTQITKDLKSKVSKSEVVGNAQNRLLSELSQIYVLTESFGWTLEYDGSTINSDSDWSDLMD
- a CDS encoding DUF6498-containing protein, which codes for MKLGVLQPLLKINERTTHIYLSSLFVLLLYFLGSVNAITVIFSYFLETIVIGVINVFKILLSRKKDEKELNGKFFLAAFFTVHYGMFVAIQSMFAFTYLEISDPNWTSSGFELVDNYARVLAMDNIGWILGTIILNNLWVFYKNYLQNGRYLEVSGLELMFAPYVRIFVQQFVVILSGFFISFGAQHAAVVLLIGLRTFIDVMIVEIRDGTPFMEYLVKKNNTNKISDEEFRKYVKNLSE
- a CDS encoding RNA polymerase sigma factor, giving the protein MSQTTDREILDLIANPKSLDKGFRMLVKEHQQNLYWQIRKILLNHEDADDVLQNVFIKIFRGLPNFKGDSKLSTWMFRIAYNESMTFLKRKSKIVQINSAEMQDYLVQQLEADVYFTGDDIQMQLQKALVRLPDRQREIFNMRYYDEIKFKDIAEILELSEGAVKSSYHIAAKKIESYLKGD